The DNA region CCGCAACCATGCGCAGCAGGTCCTCGCGCCCGTAGGGTTTCCCGAGAAACCAGGTGCCGGGGCCCGGATCCCCCCCGCAGGCCTGCCCCGCCGTGAAATAGCCGCTCACGATCAGAAGCCTCAGGCCGGGGTTGACCGCGCGGAGCCGGGAAATGTACTGGGCCGGGGGCATGCCGGGCATGTTCAGGTTGCTGACCACCGCCGCGGTTTCCCGTCCCTTCTCCGCGTACAGCGCCAGGGCCTCCTCGCTGTCCCGCGCCGTGAGCACCGCGTAGCCGCCCGACTCCAGGAACGCGGTGTTGATGGCAAGCAGCTCCGGTTCGTCCTCCACCAGCAGCAGGGTCTCCCCGCCCCGCCGCAGCGCGTCCGGAACGGGCTTCGGCTGGGGTTCGGGAAGCGACTGGGCCGGCAGCGCGGGCAGCAGAATCTCGAAACGGGCCCCCTCCCCGGGCGCGCTGCGGCAGAAGATGTGCCCCCCGTGGTCCGTCACAATCTCGCGCGCCATGTACAGCCCAAGCCCGGTTCCCTGCCCCTCGGCCCTGGTGGTGTAGAAGGACTCGAAAATGCGGCCCATCTGCTCCGGAGCCATGCCGCACCCCGTGTCGGACACGCTGACCCGGACCCACTCGCCCTGCAATGGCACGCCGCAGCAGGGGCAGGCTTGCCCCCCGCGCACGGTGTTCTCGGTGGTGACCGAAAGACAGCCGGAACCCCGCATCGCGTCCACCGCGTTGTTCGCCAGGTTCATCAGAATCTGGTCAATCTGGTTGGGGTCGGCGCTCACCGGCCACAGGCCGTCCGCCAGACGGAACTCCAGCCGGATGGAGCGCGGCAGGATCCGGCGCCACACTTCCCCAACATCCGCAATCTCACGGTTCAGGGAAACGGGCCTGTGGCGGGTCGCCGTCCGCCGGTTGAACGCGGCGATCTGGCGCACCAGCCGGCGCGCCCGTGCGGTCGCGTCCAGGATCTGCCCGATTTCGGGCCGGGGATCCCGCCCCTCCCCGCACCGGTCCGCCGCCAGCTCCGCATACCCCAGGATCACGCCCAGCACGTTGTTGAAGTCGTGGGCAATCCCGCCCGCCAGCAGCCCCACGGCCTCCATCTTCTGCGCCTGGAGCAGCTGGAGCTCCAGCTGCTTGCGCTCCGTAATGTCCTGCAGCACCCCCGTGACCGCCACGCACGCCCCATCCCCATCAGACTCCGCCTCCGACCGGTTATACACCCAGCGCGTCTCTTTCCGGTCCGCTGTGAGAATCCGAAATTCGGTGTCCAGCGGGACACCCGTCAGGGCGGCCGCCCAGGCGGCGTCCACCCGCTCCCGGTCCTCCGGATGGGTCAGGTCGAGCATGTGCTGCGGGGTGACGTCCGTCCCCTCGGCATACCCGGTGATCTGGAAGGTCTTGGCGGAACAGCGCAGCCTTTCCGTCCCCAGGTCGTAATGCCAGCTCCCGATGCGGGCCACCTCCTGCGCCCGGCGCAGGTGCTCCTCCGTGTCCCGGAGCGCGTGCGCCGTGCGCCGCTGCTCCGTGACGTCCCGCACCAGCCCCTCCAGCGCCGCCGGGCGTCCCTGCGCATCGTTCACCACCCGGACATGGGGCTTCATCCACCGGATGTCCCCGTCCTTCGTGAACGCGCGAAACTCTTTCTCCGTGGGCGTGCAGCCCCGCCCCGAAACGATGCCCTCCCACTGCCGGAAGAACTCCTGGTGGTGGTCCGGATGCAGCACCTGTAGTGCCGACGCCGGATTGGAAAAAAGCTCCTCGCGGCTGCATTCGTAGTAGGCGATCGCGGCGCGGTTGAGGTAGATGTGGTTCCCCGCGGGCACAGCCATCCGGAAG from Candidatus Hydrogenedentota bacterium includes:
- a CDS encoding PAS domain-containing protein; the protein is MTLAIGVLLGCSLLCNVRQHARARRMREEAGCAAEDAAAERAELERRLAEGEERFEWFAEHTENVVFRMAVPAGNHIYLNRAAIAYYECSREELFSNPASALQVLHPDHHQEFFRQWEGIVSGRGCTPTEKEFRAFTKDGDIRWMKPHVRVVNDAQGRPAALEGLVRDVTEQRRTAHALRDTEEHLRRAQEVARIGSWHYDLGTERLRCSAKTFQITGYAEGTDVTPQHMLDLTHPEDRERVDAAWAAALTGVPLDTEFRILTADRKETRWVYNRSEAESDGDGACVAVTGVLQDITERKQLELQLLQAQKMEAVGLLAGGIAHDFNNVLGVILGYAELAADRCGEGRDPRPEIGQILDATARARRLVRQIAAFNRRTATRHRPVSLNREIADVGEVWRRILPRSIRLEFRLADGLWPVSADPNQIDQILMNLANNAVDAMRGSGCLSVTTENTVRGGQACPCCGVPLQGEWVRVSVSDTGCGMAPEQMGRIFESFYTTRAEGQGTGLGLYMAREIVTDHGGHIFCRSAPGEGARFEILLPALPAQSLPEPQPKPVPDALRRGGETLLLVEDEPELLAINTAFLESGGYAVLTARDSEEALALYAEKGRETAAVVSNLNMPGMPPAQYISRLRAVNPGLRLLIVSGYFTAGQACGGDPGPGTWFLGKPYGREDLLRMVAVMLGDGPGTGGHGG